A part of Spodoptera frugiperda isolate SF20-4 chromosome 25, AGI-APGP_CSIRO_Sfru_2.0, whole genome shotgun sequence genomic DNA contains:
- the LOC118282433 gene encoding F-box/WD repeat-containing protein 7 isoform X4 gives MLRNNMHVVSTKKVHYAINLNARNPAHAHLITKVYQVLDEPPNSMDPSCSGKRWETYDGTNATFHVLQEIKTENDPGASHSNDGVSGPSGRTSSNASSIGSSSSDSTKGFNVPSTSNAEKLLGLDEIKVEPGIKIEPDIKIEPGIEIEPGSSKSSNYNYCDGDEDSDDDNVEESWCTCLSSHEDDDDDDDPEPEPERLWRKRRHDQHPPHSGKKFCAECPSPSPYTTERWPSPTPLPSVIVPNTSVIAAQAPPDLKSWLGRFNNWTNVEKIQAIDELIGCCAPSQVRHMMKSIEPLFQRDFISLLPKELALTVLGYLQPKDLLRAAQTCRYWRFLADDNLLWKEQCRRIGITTLKKVPRSLPRCASPWKAAYMRQYLIESNWLHKPVASPIIMRGHDDHVITCLQFYGNRILSGSDDTTLKVWSAVTGKCLRTLVGHSGGVWSSQMVNDLVISGSTDRTLRIWNAKTGHCLKVLAGHTSTVRCMHLHQNRVVSGSRDATLRLWSVPEGRCLRVLIGHLAAVRCVQYDGKLIVSGAYDYFVKVWNPDTGDCLHTLAGHTNRVYSLQFDGVHVVSGSLDTSIRVWDVESGQLKHTLTGHQSLTSGMELHSNILVSGNADSTVKVWDITTGHCLHTLSGPNKHQSAVTCLQSSNRFVITSSDDGTVKLWDVHTGEFIRNLVELGSGGSGGVVWRIRASATKLICAVGSRNGTEETKLLVLDFDVPGACRKCDE, from the exons ATGTTGCGAAACAACATGCACGTTGTTTCTACCAAAAAGGTTCACTATGCAATTAACCTGAATGCTAG GAATCCTGCTCATGCACACCTGATAACAAAAGTTTACCAAGTACTT GACGAACCACCCAATAGTATGGATCCATCATGCTCCGGAAAGAGGTGGGAGACTTATGATGGGACAAACGCTACCTTCCATGTTTTACAAGAGATTAAGACTGAGAATGATCCAGGGGCCTCGCACAGCAATG ATGGTGTGAGCGGGCCTTCAGGGAGGACCAGCTCGAACGCGTCGAGTATAGGAAGCTCTAGTTCAGATAGCACCAAGGGGTTCAATGTGCCGTCCACCTCCAATGCCGAGAAGCTGCTCGGCCTCGACGAGATAAAGGTTGAGCCGGGAATAAAGATCGAGCCGGATATAAAGATTGAGCCGGGTATAGAGATTGAGCCGGGTAGTTCTAAATCTTCG AACTACAACTACTGTGATGGTGATGAAGATTCGGACGACGACAACGTAGAAGAGTCTTGGTGTACGTGCCTGTCATCCCATGAG GATGACGACGACGATGATGACCCAGAACCAGAACCGGAAAGACTTTGG CGGAAGCGCCGTCATGATCAACATCCACCGCATAGCGGTAAGAAGTTCTGCGCGGAGTGTCCGTCACCATCGCCCTACACGACCGAAAGATGGCCATCTCCCACTCCTCTCCCCTCCGTCATAGTGCCCAACACTAGTGTCATCGCCGCGCAAGCACCGCCGGATCTCAAGTCCTGGTTGGGCAG ATTCAATAACTGGACCAACGTGGAGAAGATCCAGGCTATTGATGAGCTCATAGGCTGCTGTGCCCCGAGCCAGGTCCGGCACATGATGAAGTCTATTGAGCCTCTGTTCCAGCGGGACTTCATATCCCTTCTGCCCAAGGAGCTTGCTCTTACTGTGCTCGGGTACTTGCAACCCAAGGATCTGCTGAGGGCTGCCCAAACTTGTCGGTACTGGAG GTTCCTTGCGGATGACAATCTCTTATGGAAGGAGCAATGCCGTCGCATTGGTATCACCACCTTGAAGAAGGTGCCTCGTTCTTTGCCCCGCTGCGCCAGTCCTTGGAAGGCAGCGTACATGCGGCAGTATCTGATCGAGAGCAACTGGCTGCACAAGCCTGTGGCCTCTCCTATCATCATGAGGGGTCATGATGACCACGTCATTACCTGCCTGCAGTTCTATGGCAATCGCATTCTCAGTGGCAGCGACGACACCACGCTCAAAGTGTGGTCGGCCGTCACCGGCAAG TGTTTACGCACGCTGGTTGGTCATTCCGGTGGCGTGTGGTCCTCCCAGATGGTAAACGACCTGGTGATCAGTGGCTCCACTGACCGTACCCTCCGTATATGGAATGCTAAGACTGGACACTGCCTGAAGGTCCTCGCGGGGCACACTTCTACCGTGCGTTGCATGCACCTCCACCAAAACAG AGTGGTGTCTGGATCCCGCGACGCTACTCTGCGATTGTGGTCTGTACCTGAAGGTCGTTGCCTCCGTGTCCTGATCGGTCACTTGGCTGCTGTGCGGTGCGTGCAGTATGATGGCAAACTCATCGTGTCTGGAGCGTACGACTACTTCGTGAAAGTATGGAACCCGGATACCGGCGACTGCTTGCATACCCTCGCTGGACACACCAACAGGGTTTACAGCCTGCAG tttgatGGCGTCCATGTTGTAAGCGGCTCTTTGGATACTTCAATCCGGGTATGGGATGTAGAGTCCGGACAACTGAAGCATACCCTGACTGGCCACCAGTCTCTTACGTCTGGTATGGAACTGCATTCCAATATCCTGGTGTCTGGCAATGCTGACTCCACTGTCAAGGTCTGGGATATAACAACGGGCCACTGCCTCCACACCTTGTCTG GCCCCAACAAGCACCAGTCAGCGGTCACCTGCCTTCAGTCGAGCAACCGGTTCGTTATCACCTCTTCGGATGATGGTACGGTCAAGCTATGGGATGTCCATACGGGCGAGTTCATCCGAAACCTGGTGGAATTAGGCTCTGGTGGTTCCGGTGGTGTTGTCTGGCGCATTCGTGCTTCTGCTACGAAACTCATCTGCGCCGTCGGCTCGCGTAATGGCACGGAGGAAACCAAACTTCTAGTGCTTGACTTCGATGTGCCCGGGGCTTGCCGTAAGTGCGACGAATAG
- the LOC118282433 gene encoding F-box/WD repeat-containing protein 7 isoform X3: MDPSCSGKRWETYDGTNATFHVLQEIKTENDPGASHSNGRQQIDDIEREDFDEENRILKHCSGMIVEGQIEPASHYSGNLSSANSSLASSSETISNLSNLVPQDYSLPGCSKDGDDSNTTIKNMIQSKQNVVHEQKEDFMQKLLNSNIQEKKVFPKGKLYKGDNLGCDNDEGCDIDGVSGPSGRTSSNASSIGSSSSDSTKGFNVPSTSNAEKLLGLDEIKVEPGIKIEPDIKIEPGIEIEPGSSKSSNYNYCDGDEDSDDDNVEESWCTCLSSHEDDDDDDDPEPEPERLWRKRRHDQHPPHSGKKFCAECPSPSPYTTERWPSPTPLPSVIVPNTSVIAAQAPPDLKSWLGRFNNWTNVEKIQAIDELIGCCAPSQVRHMMKSIEPLFQRDFISLLPKELALTVLGYLQPKDLLRAAQTCRYWRFLADDNLLWKEQCRRIGITTLKKVPRSLPRCASPWKAAYMRQYLIESNWLHKPVASPIIMRGHDDHVITCLQFYGNRILSGSDDTTLKVWSAVTGKCLRTLVGHSGGVWSSQMVNDLVISGSTDRTLRIWNAKTGHCLKVLAGHTSTVRCMHLHQNRVVSGSRDATLRLWSVPEGRCLRVLIGHLAAVRCVQYDGKLIVSGAYDYFVKVWNPDTGDCLHTLAGHTNRVYSLQFDGVHVVSGSLDTSIRVWDVESGQLKHTLTGHQSLTSGMELHSNILVSGNADSTVKVWDITTGHCLHTLSGPNKHQSAVTCLQSSNRFVITSSDDGTVKLWDVHTGEFIRNLVELGSGGSGGVVWRIRASATKLICAVGSRNGTEETKLLVLDFDVPGACRKCDE, encoded by the exons ATGGATCCATCATGCTCCGGAAAGAGGTGGGAGACTTATGATGGGACAAACGCTACCTTCCATGTTTTACAAGAGATTAAGACTGAGAATGATCCAGGGGCCTCGCACAGCAATGGTAGGCAGCAAATCGACGATATTGAAAGAGAAGATTTTGATGAAGAAAATAGAATCTTGAAACATTGTTCAGGAATGATTGTCGAAGGTCAAATAGAGCCAGCTTCACATTATTCAGGAAATCTCTCCAGTGCTAATTCCAGCCTGGCATCCAGTTCGGAGACTATATCTAATTTGTCCAATTTAGTACCTCAGGATTATAGTCTCCCTGGTTGTAGCAAAGATGGAGATGATTCCAATACTACTATTAAGAATATGATTcagtcaaaacaaaatgtagTGCATGAGCAAAAAGAGGATTTCATGCAGAAGCTGTTGAATAGTAATATACAAGAAAAGAAAGTTTTCCCTAAGGGGAAACTTTATAAGGGTGACAATTTGGGTTGCGATAATGATGAGGGTTGTGATATAGATGGTGTGAGCGGGCCTTCAGGGAGGACCAGCTCGAACGCGTCGAGTATAGGAAGCTCTAGTTCAGATAGCACCAAGGGGTTCAATGTGCCGTCCACCTCCAATGCCGAGAAGCTGCTCGGCCTCGACGAGATAAAGGTTGAGCCGGGAATAAAGATCGAGCCGGATATAAAGATTGAGCCGGGTATAGAGATTGAGCCGGGTAGTTCTAAATCTTCG AACTACAACTACTGTGATGGTGATGAAGATTCGGACGACGACAACGTAGAAGAGTCTTGGTGTACGTGCCTGTCATCCCATGAG GATGACGACGACGATGATGACCCAGAACCAGAACCGGAAAGACTTTGG CGGAAGCGCCGTCATGATCAACATCCACCGCATAGCGGTAAGAAGTTCTGCGCGGAGTGTCCGTCACCATCGCCCTACACGACCGAAAGATGGCCATCTCCCACTCCTCTCCCCTCCGTCATAGTGCCCAACACTAGTGTCATCGCCGCGCAAGCACCGCCGGATCTCAAGTCCTGGTTGGGCAG ATTCAATAACTGGACCAACGTGGAGAAGATCCAGGCTATTGATGAGCTCATAGGCTGCTGTGCCCCGAGCCAGGTCCGGCACATGATGAAGTCTATTGAGCCTCTGTTCCAGCGGGACTTCATATCCCTTCTGCCCAAGGAGCTTGCTCTTACTGTGCTCGGGTACTTGCAACCCAAGGATCTGCTGAGGGCTGCCCAAACTTGTCGGTACTGGAG GTTCCTTGCGGATGACAATCTCTTATGGAAGGAGCAATGCCGTCGCATTGGTATCACCACCTTGAAGAAGGTGCCTCGTTCTTTGCCCCGCTGCGCCAGTCCTTGGAAGGCAGCGTACATGCGGCAGTATCTGATCGAGAGCAACTGGCTGCACAAGCCTGTGGCCTCTCCTATCATCATGAGGGGTCATGATGACCACGTCATTACCTGCCTGCAGTTCTATGGCAATCGCATTCTCAGTGGCAGCGACGACACCACGCTCAAAGTGTGGTCGGCCGTCACCGGCAAG TGTTTACGCACGCTGGTTGGTCATTCCGGTGGCGTGTGGTCCTCCCAGATGGTAAACGACCTGGTGATCAGTGGCTCCACTGACCGTACCCTCCGTATATGGAATGCTAAGACTGGACACTGCCTGAAGGTCCTCGCGGGGCACACTTCTACCGTGCGTTGCATGCACCTCCACCAAAACAG AGTGGTGTCTGGATCCCGCGACGCTACTCTGCGATTGTGGTCTGTACCTGAAGGTCGTTGCCTCCGTGTCCTGATCGGTCACTTGGCTGCTGTGCGGTGCGTGCAGTATGATGGCAAACTCATCGTGTCTGGAGCGTACGACTACTTCGTGAAAGTATGGAACCCGGATACCGGCGACTGCTTGCATACCCTCGCTGGACACACCAACAGGGTTTACAGCCTGCAG tttgatGGCGTCCATGTTGTAAGCGGCTCTTTGGATACTTCAATCCGGGTATGGGATGTAGAGTCCGGACAACTGAAGCATACCCTGACTGGCCACCAGTCTCTTACGTCTGGTATGGAACTGCATTCCAATATCCTGGTGTCTGGCAATGCTGACTCCACTGTCAAGGTCTGGGATATAACAACGGGCCACTGCCTCCACACCTTGTCTG GCCCCAACAAGCACCAGTCAGCGGTCACCTGCCTTCAGTCGAGCAACCGGTTCGTTATCACCTCTTCGGATGATGGTACGGTCAAGCTATGGGATGTCCATACGGGCGAGTTCATCCGAAACCTGGTGGAATTAGGCTCTGGTGGTTCCGGTGGTGTTGTCTGGCGCATTCGTGCTTCTGCTACGAAACTCATCTGCGCCGTCGGCTCGCGTAATGGCACGGAGGAAACCAAACTTCTAGTGCTTGACTTCGATGTGCCCGGGGCTTGCCGTAAGTGCGACGAATAG
- the LOC118282433 gene encoding F-box/WD repeat-containing protein 7 isoform X2 produces the protein MLRNNMHVVSTKKVHYAINLNARNPAHAHLITKVYQVLDEPPNSMDPSCSGKRWETYDGTNATFHVLQEIKTENDPGASHSNGRQQIDDIEREDFDEENRILKHCSGMIVEGQIEPASHYSGNLSSANSSLASSSETISNLSNLVPQDYSLPGCSKDGDDSNTTIKNMIQSKQNVVHEQKEDFMQKLLNSNIQEKKVFPKGKLYKGDNLGCDNDEGCDIDGVSGPSGRTSSNASSIGSSSSDSTKGFNVPSTSNAEKLLGLDEIKVEPGIKIEPDIKIEPGIEIEPGSSKSSNYNYCDGDEDSDDDNVEESWCTCLSSHERKRRHDQHPPHSGKKFCAECPSPSPYTTERWPSPTPLPSVIVPNTSVIAAQAPPDLKSWLGRFNNWTNVEKIQAIDELIGCCAPSQVRHMMKSIEPLFQRDFISLLPKELALTVLGYLQPKDLLRAAQTCRYWRFLADDNLLWKEQCRRIGITTLKKVPRSLPRCASPWKAAYMRQYLIESNWLHKPVASPIIMRGHDDHVITCLQFYGNRILSGSDDTTLKVWSAVTGKCLRTLVGHSGGVWSSQMVNDLVISGSTDRTLRIWNAKTGHCLKVLAGHTSTVRCMHLHQNRVVSGSRDATLRLWSVPEGRCLRVLIGHLAAVRCVQYDGKLIVSGAYDYFVKVWNPDTGDCLHTLAGHTNRVYSLQFDGVHVVSGSLDTSIRVWDVESGQLKHTLTGHQSLTSGMELHSNILVSGNADSTVKVWDITTGHCLHTLSGPNKHQSAVTCLQSSNRFVITSSDDGTVKLWDVHTGEFIRNLVELGSGGSGGVVWRIRASATKLICAVGSRNGTEETKLLVLDFDVPGACRKCDE, from the exons ATGTTGCGAAACAACATGCACGTTGTTTCTACCAAAAAGGTTCACTATGCAATTAACCTGAATGCTAG GAATCCTGCTCATGCACACCTGATAACAAAAGTTTACCAAGTACTT GACGAACCACCCAATAGTATGGATCCATCATGCTCCGGAAAGAGGTGGGAGACTTATGATGGGACAAACGCTACCTTCCATGTTTTACAAGAGATTAAGACTGAGAATGATCCAGGGGCCTCGCACAGCAATGGTAGGCAGCAAATCGACGATATTGAAAGAGAAGATTTTGATGAAGAAAATAGAATCTTGAAACATTGTTCAGGAATGATTGTCGAAGGTCAAATAGAGCCAGCTTCACATTATTCAGGAAATCTCTCCAGTGCTAATTCCAGCCTGGCATCCAGTTCGGAGACTATATCTAATTTGTCCAATTTAGTACCTCAGGATTATAGTCTCCCTGGTTGTAGCAAAGATGGAGATGATTCCAATACTACTATTAAGAATATGATTcagtcaaaacaaaatgtagTGCATGAGCAAAAAGAGGATTTCATGCAGAAGCTGTTGAATAGTAATATACAAGAAAAGAAAGTTTTCCCTAAGGGGAAACTTTATAAGGGTGACAATTTGGGTTGCGATAATGATGAGGGTTGTGATATAGATGGTGTGAGCGGGCCTTCAGGGAGGACCAGCTCGAACGCGTCGAGTATAGGAAGCTCTAGTTCAGATAGCACCAAGGGGTTCAATGTGCCGTCCACCTCCAATGCCGAGAAGCTGCTCGGCCTCGACGAGATAAAGGTTGAGCCGGGAATAAAGATCGAGCCGGATATAAAGATTGAGCCGGGTATAGAGATTGAGCCGGGTAGTTCTAAATCTTCG AACTACAACTACTGTGATGGTGATGAAGATTCGGACGACGACAACGTAGAAGAGTCTTGGTGTACGTGCCTGTCATCCCATGAG CGGAAGCGCCGTCATGATCAACATCCACCGCATAGCGGTAAGAAGTTCTGCGCGGAGTGTCCGTCACCATCGCCCTACACGACCGAAAGATGGCCATCTCCCACTCCTCTCCCCTCCGTCATAGTGCCCAACACTAGTGTCATCGCCGCGCAAGCACCGCCGGATCTCAAGTCCTGGTTGGGCAG ATTCAATAACTGGACCAACGTGGAGAAGATCCAGGCTATTGATGAGCTCATAGGCTGCTGTGCCCCGAGCCAGGTCCGGCACATGATGAAGTCTATTGAGCCTCTGTTCCAGCGGGACTTCATATCCCTTCTGCCCAAGGAGCTTGCTCTTACTGTGCTCGGGTACTTGCAACCCAAGGATCTGCTGAGGGCTGCCCAAACTTGTCGGTACTGGAG GTTCCTTGCGGATGACAATCTCTTATGGAAGGAGCAATGCCGTCGCATTGGTATCACCACCTTGAAGAAGGTGCCTCGTTCTTTGCCCCGCTGCGCCAGTCCTTGGAAGGCAGCGTACATGCGGCAGTATCTGATCGAGAGCAACTGGCTGCACAAGCCTGTGGCCTCTCCTATCATCATGAGGGGTCATGATGACCACGTCATTACCTGCCTGCAGTTCTATGGCAATCGCATTCTCAGTGGCAGCGACGACACCACGCTCAAAGTGTGGTCGGCCGTCACCGGCAAG TGTTTACGCACGCTGGTTGGTCATTCCGGTGGCGTGTGGTCCTCCCAGATGGTAAACGACCTGGTGATCAGTGGCTCCACTGACCGTACCCTCCGTATATGGAATGCTAAGACTGGACACTGCCTGAAGGTCCTCGCGGGGCACACTTCTACCGTGCGTTGCATGCACCTCCACCAAAACAG AGTGGTGTCTGGATCCCGCGACGCTACTCTGCGATTGTGGTCTGTACCTGAAGGTCGTTGCCTCCGTGTCCTGATCGGTCACTTGGCTGCTGTGCGGTGCGTGCAGTATGATGGCAAACTCATCGTGTCTGGAGCGTACGACTACTTCGTGAAAGTATGGAACCCGGATACCGGCGACTGCTTGCATACCCTCGCTGGACACACCAACAGGGTTTACAGCCTGCAG tttgatGGCGTCCATGTTGTAAGCGGCTCTTTGGATACTTCAATCCGGGTATGGGATGTAGAGTCCGGACAACTGAAGCATACCCTGACTGGCCACCAGTCTCTTACGTCTGGTATGGAACTGCATTCCAATATCCTGGTGTCTGGCAATGCTGACTCCACTGTCAAGGTCTGGGATATAACAACGGGCCACTGCCTCCACACCTTGTCTG GCCCCAACAAGCACCAGTCAGCGGTCACCTGCCTTCAGTCGAGCAACCGGTTCGTTATCACCTCTTCGGATGATGGTACGGTCAAGCTATGGGATGTCCATACGGGCGAGTTCATCCGAAACCTGGTGGAATTAGGCTCTGGTGGTTCCGGTGGTGTTGTCTGGCGCATTCGTGCTTCTGCTACGAAACTCATCTGCGCCGTCGGCTCGCGTAATGGCACGGAGGAAACCAAACTTCTAGTGCTTGACTTCGATGTGCCCGGGGCTTGCCGTAAGTGCGACGAATAG
- the LOC118282433 gene encoding F-box/WD repeat-containing protein 7 isoform X1 → MLRNNMHVVSTKKVHYAINLNARNPAHAHLITKVYQVLDEPPNSMDPSCSGKRWETYDGTNATFHVLQEIKTENDPGASHSNGRQQIDDIEREDFDEENRILKHCSGMIVEGQIEPASHYSGNLSSANSSLASSSETISNLSNLVPQDYSLPGCSKDGDDSNTTIKNMIQSKQNVVHEQKEDFMQKLLNSNIQEKKVFPKGKLYKGDNLGCDNDEGCDIDGVSGPSGRTSSNASSIGSSSSDSTKGFNVPSTSNAEKLLGLDEIKVEPGIKIEPDIKIEPGIEIEPGSSKSSNYNYCDGDEDSDDDNVEESWCTCLSSHEDDDDDDDPEPEPERLWRKRRHDQHPPHSGKKFCAECPSPSPYTTERWPSPTPLPSVIVPNTSVIAAQAPPDLKSWLGRFNNWTNVEKIQAIDELIGCCAPSQVRHMMKSIEPLFQRDFISLLPKELALTVLGYLQPKDLLRAAQTCRYWRFLADDNLLWKEQCRRIGITTLKKVPRSLPRCASPWKAAYMRQYLIESNWLHKPVASPIIMRGHDDHVITCLQFYGNRILSGSDDTTLKVWSAVTGKCLRTLVGHSGGVWSSQMVNDLVISGSTDRTLRIWNAKTGHCLKVLAGHTSTVRCMHLHQNRVVSGSRDATLRLWSVPEGRCLRVLIGHLAAVRCVQYDGKLIVSGAYDYFVKVWNPDTGDCLHTLAGHTNRVYSLQFDGVHVVSGSLDTSIRVWDVESGQLKHTLTGHQSLTSGMELHSNILVSGNADSTVKVWDITTGHCLHTLSGPNKHQSAVTCLQSSNRFVITSSDDGTVKLWDVHTGEFIRNLVELGSGGSGGVVWRIRASATKLICAVGSRNGTEETKLLVLDFDVPGACRKCDE, encoded by the exons ATGTTGCGAAACAACATGCACGTTGTTTCTACCAAAAAGGTTCACTATGCAATTAACCTGAATGCTAG GAATCCTGCTCATGCACACCTGATAACAAAAGTTTACCAAGTACTT GACGAACCACCCAATAGTATGGATCCATCATGCTCCGGAAAGAGGTGGGAGACTTATGATGGGACAAACGCTACCTTCCATGTTTTACAAGAGATTAAGACTGAGAATGATCCAGGGGCCTCGCACAGCAATGGTAGGCAGCAAATCGACGATATTGAAAGAGAAGATTTTGATGAAGAAAATAGAATCTTGAAACATTGTTCAGGAATGATTGTCGAAGGTCAAATAGAGCCAGCTTCACATTATTCAGGAAATCTCTCCAGTGCTAATTCCAGCCTGGCATCCAGTTCGGAGACTATATCTAATTTGTCCAATTTAGTACCTCAGGATTATAGTCTCCCTGGTTGTAGCAAAGATGGAGATGATTCCAATACTACTATTAAGAATATGATTcagtcaaaacaaaatgtagTGCATGAGCAAAAAGAGGATTTCATGCAGAAGCTGTTGAATAGTAATATACAAGAAAAGAAAGTTTTCCCTAAGGGGAAACTTTATAAGGGTGACAATTTGGGTTGCGATAATGATGAGGGTTGTGATATAGATGGTGTGAGCGGGCCTTCAGGGAGGACCAGCTCGAACGCGTCGAGTATAGGAAGCTCTAGTTCAGATAGCACCAAGGGGTTCAATGTGCCGTCCACCTCCAATGCCGAGAAGCTGCTCGGCCTCGACGAGATAAAGGTTGAGCCGGGAATAAAGATCGAGCCGGATATAAAGATTGAGCCGGGTATAGAGATTGAGCCGGGTAGTTCTAAATCTTCG AACTACAACTACTGTGATGGTGATGAAGATTCGGACGACGACAACGTAGAAGAGTCTTGGTGTACGTGCCTGTCATCCCATGAG GATGACGACGACGATGATGACCCAGAACCAGAACCGGAAAGACTTTGG CGGAAGCGCCGTCATGATCAACATCCACCGCATAGCGGTAAGAAGTTCTGCGCGGAGTGTCCGTCACCATCGCCCTACACGACCGAAAGATGGCCATCTCCCACTCCTCTCCCCTCCGTCATAGTGCCCAACACTAGTGTCATCGCCGCGCAAGCACCGCCGGATCTCAAGTCCTGGTTGGGCAG ATTCAATAACTGGACCAACGTGGAGAAGATCCAGGCTATTGATGAGCTCATAGGCTGCTGTGCCCCGAGCCAGGTCCGGCACATGATGAAGTCTATTGAGCCTCTGTTCCAGCGGGACTTCATATCCCTTCTGCCCAAGGAGCTTGCTCTTACTGTGCTCGGGTACTTGCAACCCAAGGATCTGCTGAGGGCTGCCCAAACTTGTCGGTACTGGAG GTTCCTTGCGGATGACAATCTCTTATGGAAGGAGCAATGCCGTCGCATTGGTATCACCACCTTGAAGAAGGTGCCTCGTTCTTTGCCCCGCTGCGCCAGTCCTTGGAAGGCAGCGTACATGCGGCAGTATCTGATCGAGAGCAACTGGCTGCACAAGCCTGTGGCCTCTCCTATCATCATGAGGGGTCATGATGACCACGTCATTACCTGCCTGCAGTTCTATGGCAATCGCATTCTCAGTGGCAGCGACGACACCACGCTCAAAGTGTGGTCGGCCGTCACCGGCAAG TGTTTACGCACGCTGGTTGGTCATTCCGGTGGCGTGTGGTCCTCCCAGATGGTAAACGACCTGGTGATCAGTGGCTCCACTGACCGTACCCTCCGTATATGGAATGCTAAGACTGGACACTGCCTGAAGGTCCTCGCGGGGCACACTTCTACCGTGCGTTGCATGCACCTCCACCAAAACAG AGTGGTGTCTGGATCCCGCGACGCTACTCTGCGATTGTGGTCTGTACCTGAAGGTCGTTGCCTCCGTGTCCTGATCGGTCACTTGGCTGCTGTGCGGTGCGTGCAGTATGATGGCAAACTCATCGTGTCTGGAGCGTACGACTACTTCGTGAAAGTATGGAACCCGGATACCGGCGACTGCTTGCATACCCTCGCTGGACACACCAACAGGGTTTACAGCCTGCAG tttgatGGCGTCCATGTTGTAAGCGGCTCTTTGGATACTTCAATCCGGGTATGGGATGTAGAGTCCGGACAACTGAAGCATACCCTGACTGGCCACCAGTCTCTTACGTCTGGTATGGAACTGCATTCCAATATCCTGGTGTCTGGCAATGCTGACTCCACTGTCAAGGTCTGGGATATAACAACGGGCCACTGCCTCCACACCTTGTCTG GCCCCAACAAGCACCAGTCAGCGGTCACCTGCCTTCAGTCGAGCAACCGGTTCGTTATCACCTCTTCGGATGATGGTACGGTCAAGCTATGGGATGTCCATACGGGCGAGTTCATCCGAAACCTGGTGGAATTAGGCTCTGGTGGTTCCGGTGGTGTTGTCTGGCGCATTCGTGCTTCTGCTACGAAACTCATCTGCGCCGTCGGCTCGCGTAATGGCACGGAGGAAACCAAACTTCTAGTGCTTGACTTCGATGTGCCCGGGGCTTGCCGTAAGTGCGACGAATAG